The bacterium sequence CACCGTCTTGTCGCTGCTGGCGTCGTCGACCAAGACAACCTCGTCCACGGTTTCAGCCGGTATCTCCTCAACGGTCTGCCGAAGGGTCTTCGCGGCGTTGTAGGCCGGCAGCACGGTGACCACTCGCTTGCCATGGATCATAGGGGCTAGAGAATACTCAATTCGCTCAATTCAGTATTCTGTAGGCATGGAGTGGCGTTCAAGAGCCTTCACGGCCGCCGTCTTCCTTTCGGCTCTTCTGGCTGTGCCCACGGTCTGTCTGGGCCAGGAACCCGCGGAGCGCGTGCGCGATGAGCGCAGTCTCGCTTACCGATACGACTCGGAGCTCGGTTGGTTCCCCAAGGCCGGCAACGAGGTCAGCTACACCGGAACGCGGACCATCCGGATCGCTCACAACGCCATGGGCTTTCGCGACAAGCCCCATGCTCTCGAGAAGACACAGCCGCGCATCGTGTTCGTGGGGGACTCCTTCGTTTGGGGCTACGACGTCGAAGTCGGAGAGCGCTTTACCGAGTTCCTGCAGGCCGAGCTCGACGCGATCGAAGTTCTCAATCTCGGTGTCAGCGGTTACGGCACCGATCAGTGCTATCTGCTGCTACAGAGGTTCTTCGACCGCTACGACCCGGACGCGGTGATCTACATGTTCTCGGAGACCGACGTCTTCGACAACTCGGTCAACTTCAACTACAAGGCCTATTTCAAGCCCTACTACATTCTCAAGCAGGGGCGACTCGAGCTGCACGGTGTACCGGTTCCGCGGGCCTCAGTGTGGACAAAGGTCCTGAAGACCGTTGCCGACCGCTTTCCGCGCCTGCGCAACCGAGAGGACGTGACTCCGCATCTGATCAGCGCCATGGACACATTCGTCAAGTCGAAGGGTGCCAGCTTTGCCGTTGGGCTGATCGACGAGAGCGCGAGCTTGAGACGCCATTTCGAGCAAGAGGGCGTCGTCTTCTTTGACCTGACTCACATTGACGAGCGCTATCGCTACCCAGGGCATGGTTTTCATTGGACGCCGGAAGGGCACCGGCTCGTAGCCAAGGCCGTTCTCGCCTTTTTGCTGCACAACAGCCCAGGACCCGTCCGCTGAGGCGAACTGCACCGAGTGCAGGCCGCCGGTGCCGCCTCTCCGCGAGCGAAGAGAGGCTCGCTCCGAGGCGCA is a genomic window containing:
- a CDS encoding SGNH/GDSL hydrolase family protein; amino-acid sequence: MEWRSRAFTAAVFLSALLAVPTVCLGQEPAERVRDERSLAYRYDSELGWFPKAGNEVSYTGTRTIRIAHNAMGFRDKPHALEKTQPRIVFVGDSFVWGYDVEVGERFTEFLQAELDAIEVLNLGVSGYGTDQCYLLLQRFFDRYDPDAVIYMFSETDVFDNSVNFNYKAYFKPYYILKQGRLELHGVPVPRASVWTKVLKTVADRFPRLRNREDVTPHLISAMDTFVKSKGASFAVGLIDESASLRRHFEQEGVVFFDLTHIDERYRYPGHGFHWTPEGHRLVAKAVLAFLLHNSPGPVR